The following proteins are co-located in the Solanum pennellii chromosome 1, SPENNV200 genome:
- the LOC107001283 gene encoding uncharacterized protein LOC107001283: MGLNMAINLDVHELLVLGDSDLLIRQARGEWETRDIKLIPYKQCSEDLIKKFKSIEFRYIPRFHNELADALATLASMLPYPGNTYIEPLEIQVRDQHGYCNIIAVEADGEPWYQEIKQFIKAREYPLHADRDQKRTIRRLANGFLLSGDNLYKRTPDLNLLRCVNNQEAETIMNQVHSGYVAHT, from the coding sequence ATGGGTTTGAATATGGCAATAAATCTGGATGTACATGAGCTCTTAGTCTTGGGAGATTCTGACTTGCTCATTCGACAAGCTCGAGGCGAATGGGAAACTCGAGACATTAAGCTCATACCGTACAAACAATGTTCAGAAGATCTCATCAAAAAGTTCAAGTCCATTGAATTTAGATATATTCCCAGGTTTCACAATGAGTTGGCTGATGCTTTGGCCACCCTAGCATCGATGCTTCCATACCCAGGTAATACCTACATTGAACCGTTGGAAATCCAAGTTAGGGATCAACATGGTTATTGCAATATAATTGCGGTAGAGGCAGATGGTGAGCCTTGGTATCAAGAAATCAAACAGTTTATAAAAGCTAGAGAATATCCACTGCATGCTGATAGAGATCAAAAAAGAACTATTAGGCGACTCGCCAATGGGTTCCTCTTAAGTGGCGATAACTTATATAAAAGGACTCCGGATTTGAATTTATTACGATGTGTGAATAATCAAGAGGCGGAAACAATTATGAATCAGGTACACTCAGGGTATGTGGCCCACACATGA
- the LOC107021042 gene encoding uncharacterized protein LOC107021042 yields MAGACPTSFSPPTTKFPCSIQSTSPDKLTREQGRKENFTPIGESYTSLLWKLIQLRVVEPVNPYVVNPNARGFYLTVICEYHANAPGHSTENCWTLKRVIEKLIEDKLIEVRNEEAPNVTNNPLPAHNNERVVGMVDIFEDYEQTSRTKVESKVSKEESSMVLEPIQRAPIIIKGASSNFGNSRKLVLYVPESIKRVDVPLNGQKFYIPGKFSTFNQNQESMKEPAVIQITAQLPITNTKAVPWNYNKVVITHMGKEIVEETNETRGLTRSGRCYAPEELRRDKQIKENQLPMKKPVTEEDAEEFLKKMKAQDYSVIDQLRKMPAQVSLLSLLIHSKEHREVLTRILNEAHISENITVGHFEKMVNQIFEVNRITFNDDELPLEGSGHNRALHLTVKCEEHYVKRVMVDGGSGVDICPLSTLQSLKINTDRILTNNVCVRAFDGAKRDILGEIYLIVTIGPAEFGITFQVIDMDTSYNLLLGRPWIHMARAVPSTLHQVVKFEHDKQEIIVHGEDDLPITRDPSIPCIEAKRGCESLNYQALEIITVNQFLEGNPILQPRLSSTSVMVVAQMVQNGYEPGKGLGLSLQGILNPISPIGDKDTFGLGFNPTRFDRKWAKDRKRNAWNLSKPIPHIAQSFIKSQGEPCPDLPIQMMWIKCVKVSRKCFKSYVNFNNMTCMRSLQLDPKKFSDLITMNPKSKEYDEDEADEEIKRGLDQFENKPKPNLSETEVFNLGTPEEVKEIKIRIHVDPNIRDDIIQVLIEYKDVFAWSYEDMPGLSADLVVHKLPIHPDFPPVQQKQRKFKTDMSDKIKEEIMKQLNAKVTRVVQYTTWLSNVVPVAKKDGKIRVCVDYRDLNKASPKDNFPLPNIHILVDNCAKHEIQSFMDCYAGYHQILMDEKDTEKIAFTTPWGTYCYRIVPFGIKNAGQPT; encoded by the exons ATGGCGGGGGCCTGCCCCACAAGTTTCTCGCCCCCAACAACAAAATTTCCATGCTCCATACAATCTACGTCCCCGGACAAACTAACGAGAGAACAAGGtcgaaaagaaaattttacccCAATTGGGGAATCGTATACGAGTTTGTTATGGAAATTAATACAATTGAGAGTGGTTGAACCTGTCAATCCGTACGTTGTCAATCCAAATGCAAGAGGTTTTTATCTAACTGTTATATGTGAGTATCACGCCAACGCTCCAGGTCATAGCACAGAGAATTGTTGGACCCTAAAAAGAGTCATTGAGAAGTTAATCGAGGATAAGCTAATCGAGGTACGCAATGAGGAAGCACCGAATGTCACCAATAACCCACTTCCTGCTCATAATAATGAGCGTGTTGTAGGGAtggttgacatttttgaagattaTGAGCAAACAAGTAGAACAAAAGTGGAAAGCAAGGTTTCAAAAGAAGAGTCTAGTATGGTTTTAGAACCCATACAAAGGGCACCGATAATTATTAAAGGTGCAAGTTCAAATTTTGGGAACTCGAGGAAGCTAGTGTTGTATGTCCCTGAATCTATAAAAAGAGTAGACGTACCGTTGAATGGACAAAAATTCTATATTCCTGGTAAATTTTCAACGTTTaatcaaaatcaagaaagtaTGAAAGAGCCAGCTGTGATACAAATTACAGCACAACTTCCGATCACAAACACCAAGGCCGTTCCGTGGAACTACAACAAAGTCGTCATTACTCACATGGGAAAGGAGATTGTCGAAGAAACAAATGAAACAAGAGGCTTAACTCGTTCCGGAAGATGTTATGCTCCGGAAGAATTAAGGAGGGacaaacaaatcaaagaaaatcagTTGCCGATGAAAAAACCAGTCACTGAGGAAGATGCTGAAGAGTTTCTGAAAAAGATGAAAGCTCAAGATTATTCTGTTATAGATCAGTTGAGGAAAATGCCTGCTCAAGTCTCTTTATTGTCATTACTCATACATTCTAAAGAACATCGTGAAGTGTTGACCAGAATTTTGAATGAGGCACATATATCAGAAAATATTACAGTAGGTCACTTCGAAAAAATGGTCAATCAAATTTTTGAGGTAAATAGAATCACTTTCAATGATGATGAATTACCCTTGGAAGGATCTGGACATAATAGGGCTCTACATTTAACCGTGAAATGTGAAGAACACTATGTGAAGAGAGTCATGGTCGATGGAGGATCAGGTGTAGACATATGCCCTCTTTCCACTCTACAAAGCTTGAAAATCAACACTGATAGGATTCTTACTAACAATGTTTGTGTACGGGCATTTGATGGTGCAAAACGGGATATTCTTGGTGAAATATACTTAATTGTTACAATTGGACCAGCGGAGTTTGGAATCACTTTCCAAGTTATAGACATGGACACATCTTACAATCTGCTTTTGGGTAGGCCATGGATCCACATGGCTAGAGCTGTGCCATCTACTCTACACCAAGTGGTCAAGTTTGAACATGACAAACAAGAAATCATTGTCCATGGTGAAGATGATCTCCCAATCACCCGAGATCCTTCAATACCATGCATTGAGGCTAAAAGAGGTTGTGAATCCCTCAACTATCAGGCTTTGGAGATAATAACGGTTAATCAGTTCTTAGAAGGAAATCCTATCCTCCAACCTCGTCTGTCCTCTACTTCAGTCATGGTGGTGGCTCAAATGGTACAAAACGGCTATGAACCCGGAAAGGGGTTAGGTTTGTCGTTGCAAGGAATTTTGAATCCTATCAGTCCAATAGGTGATAAAGATACATTCGGTTTGGGTTTCAATCCAACTAGATTTGATAGAAAATGGGCAAAAGATCGTAAAAGAAATGCTTGGAATCTGTCGAAGCCGATCCCCCATATTGCTCAATCTTTCATTAAATCTCAAGGTGAACCGTGTCCAGACTTACCAATCCAAATGATGTGGATTAAATGTGTCAAGGTATCAAGGAAATGTTTTAAGAG TTACGTTAACTTTAATAATATGACATGCATGCGGAGTTTACAATTAGATCCTAAAAAGTTCTCTGATCTCATAACAATGAATCCTAAGTCTAAGGAATATGATGAAGATGAAgctgatgaagaaataaaaaggggtttggatcaatttgaaaataagcCTAAACCTAATTTAAGTGAAACAGAGGTTTTTAATTTGGGAACTCCCgaagaagtaaaagaaataaagataagaatTCATGTCGATCCAAATATTCGAGACGACATAATTCAAGTTTTAATTGAATACAAAGATGTCTTCGCTTGGTCATACGAAGACATGCCGGGGTTAAGTGCTGATTTGGTAGTTCATAAACTTCCCATACATCCTGATTTTCCACCTGTCCAGCAAAAGCAGAGAAAATTTAAGACAGATATGAGCGATAAAATCAAAGAGGAAATCATGAAGCAACTGAATGCAAAAGTGACCAGGGTCGTCCAATACACTACTTGGTTGTCTAATGTTGTGCCAGTAGCAAAAAAGGATGGAAAGATCAGAGTTTGTGTTGATTATCGAGATTTAAACAAAGCAAGTCCAAAAGACAATTTTCCACTACCCAACATTCATATCTTGGTTGACAATTGTGCTAAACACGAGATTCAATCTTTCATGGACTGCTACGCCGGATATCACCAAATTCTCATGGATGAAAAAGACACAGAAAAAATTGCTTTCACTACCCCGTGGGGTACATATTGTTATAGGATCGTGCCATTTGGTATAAAAAATGCAGGGCAACCTACATGA